The Cronobacter sakazakii genome has a window encoding:
- the hflC gene encoding protease modulator HflC, producing MRKSVIAVIIIALVVLYTSIFVVKEGERGIILQFSKVVRDNDNKPKVYEPGLHFKLPFIESVKTLDARIQTMDNQADRFVTKEKKDLIVDSYIKWRISDFSRYYLATGGGDLSQAEVLLKRKFSDRLRSEIGRLDVKDIVTDSRGRLTSEVREALNSGSAGTEDEVETPAADDAIASAAKRVTEETNGKVPVINPNSMAALGIEVVDVRIKQINLPAEVSEAIFNRMRAEREAVARRHRSQGQEEAEKLRAAADYEVTRTLAEAERQARILRGEGDAEAAKLFADAFSQDPDFYAFIRSLRAYESSFNSNQDVMVLSPDSDFFRYMKTPANSTR from the coding sequence ATGCGTAAGTCAGTCATTGCGGTAATCATCATCGCGTTGGTGGTGCTTTACACCTCGATTTTTGTGGTGAAAGAGGGTGAGCGCGGCATCATCCTGCAGTTCAGTAAAGTGGTGCGTGACAACGATAACAAGCCGAAAGTGTATGAGCCTGGCCTGCACTTTAAGCTGCCGTTTATCGAGTCGGTGAAGACGCTGGACGCCCGTATCCAGACCATGGATAACCAGGCGGACCGTTTCGTCACCAAAGAGAAGAAAGACCTGATCGTCGATTCTTACATTAAATGGCGCATCAGCGATTTCAGCCGTTACTACCTGGCGACAGGCGGCGGCGATCTCTCTCAGGCGGAAGTGCTGCTGAAACGTAAGTTCTCTGACCGTCTGCGTTCTGAAATTGGTCGTCTCGACGTGAAAGACATCGTGACCGATTCTCGTGGTCGTCTGACGTCTGAAGTGCGCGAAGCGCTGAACTCCGGTTCTGCGGGCACTGAAGATGAAGTCGAAACCCCGGCGGCGGATGACGCTATCGCCTCTGCGGCGAAACGCGTGACCGAAGAGACCAACGGTAAAGTGCCGGTGATCAACCCGAACAGCATGGCCGCACTCGGTATTGAAGTGGTTGACGTGCGTATCAAGCAGATCAACCTGCCGGCGGAAGTCTCGGAAGCTATCTTCAACCGTATGCGCGCCGAGCGTGAAGCGGTCGCCCGTCGTCACCGTTCGCAGGGTCAGGAAGAGGCTGAGAAATTGCGCGCGGCGGCGGATTACGAAGTGACCCGTACGCTTGCGGAAGCGGAGCGTCAGGCGCGTATCCTGCGTGGTGAAGGCGATGCCGAAGCCGCGAAACTGTTCGCCGACGCGTTCAGCCAGGATCCGGATTTCTACGCCTTTATCCGCAGCCTGCGTGCCTACGAGAGCAGCTTTAACTCCAATCAGGATGTGATGGTGTTAAGCCCGGACAGCGATTTCTTCCGTTATATGAAAACGCCGGCCAATAGCACACGTTAA
- the hflK gene encoding FtsH protease activity modulator HflK — MAWNQPGNNGQDRDPWGSSKPGGNSGGNKGGREQGPPDLDDIFRKLSKKLGGIGGGKGGGASQEPRSPVGGRIVGIVAVAAVVLWAVTGFYTIKEAERGVVTRFGKFSHLVEPGLNWKPTFIDEVVPVNVEAVRELAASGIMLTSDENVVRVEMNVQYRVTDPQRYLFSVANADDSLRQATDSALRGVIGKYTMDRILTEGRTVIRSDTQRELEETIRPYNMGITLLDVNFQAARPPEEVKAAFDDAIAARENEQQYIREAEAYSNEVQPRANGQAQRILEEARAYKTQTALEAQGEVARFAKILPEYKAAPEITRERLYIETMEKVLSHTRKVLVNDKGGNLMVLPLDQMLKGGSAPAASDDNNSGNPLLRLPPASGSGNSGASNSASSGRGDIMDQRRANAQRNDYQREGSE; from the coding sequence ATGGCGTGGAATCAGCCCGGTAATAACGGACAGGACCGCGACCCGTGGGGAAGCAGCAAGCCTGGCGGCAACTCTGGGGGAAATAAAGGCGGTCGCGAGCAGGGGCCGCCGGATCTGGATGATATCTTCCGTAAACTCAGCAAAAAGCTGGGCGGCATTGGCGGTGGTAAAGGCGGCGGTGCTTCGCAGGAACCACGTAGCCCGGTCGGCGGTCGTATTGTCGGTATCGTCGCGGTGGCTGCGGTCGTCTTATGGGCCGTCACCGGGTTCTATACCATCAAAGAAGCCGAGCGCGGCGTTGTGACGCGTTTTGGCAAATTCAGCCATCTGGTTGAGCCGGGTCTTAACTGGAAGCCCACCTTTATCGATGAAGTGGTGCCGGTCAACGTGGAAGCCGTGCGTGAGCTGGCCGCCTCCGGCATCATGCTAACGTCTGATGAAAACGTCGTGCGCGTTGAGATGAACGTCCAGTACCGCGTGACCGATCCGCAGCGCTACCTGTTTAGCGTCGCCAACGCGGACGACAGCCTGCGTCAGGCCACCGACAGCGCCCTGCGCGGCGTCATCGGTAAATACACGATGGACCGCATTCTGACGGAAGGCCGTACCGTTATCCGTAGCGATACCCAGCGCGAGCTGGAAGAAACCATTCGTCCGTACAACATGGGCATCACGCTGCTCGACGTTAACTTCCAGGCCGCCCGTCCGCCGGAAGAGGTAAAAGCCGCGTTTGACGACGCGATTGCCGCCCGTGAAAACGAACAGCAGTACATCCGTGAAGCGGAAGCGTACAGCAACGAAGTGCAGCCGCGAGCAAACGGTCAGGCGCAGCGTATTCTGGAAGAAGCCCGCGCGTATAAAACGCAGACTGCCCTGGAAGCTCAGGGTGAAGTGGCGCGCTTTGCGAAGATCCTGCCGGAATATAAAGCCGCGCCGGAAATTACCCGCGAGCGTCTGTATATCGAAACCATGGAAAAAGTGCTGAGCCACACCCGTAAAGTGCTGGTCAACGATAAAGGCGGAAACCTGATGGTACTGCCGCTGGATCAGATGCTGAAAGGCGGCTCCGCGCCTGCCGCGAGCGACGATAATAACAGCGGCAATCCGCTGCTGCGTCTGCCGCCGGCCTCCGGCAGCGGCAACAGTGGCGCGAGCAACAGCGCGTCCTCTGGCCGTGGCGATATTATGGATCAACGCCGTGCCAACGCGCAGCGTAACGATTACCAGCGCGAAGGGAGTGAATAA
- the hflX gene encoding ribosome rescue GTPase HflX yields the protein MFDRYDAGEQAVLVHIYFTQDKDMEDLQEFESLVSSAGVEALQVITGSRKAPHPKYFVGEGKAVEIADAVKATGASVVLFDHALTPAQERNLERLCECRVIDRTGLILDIFAQRARTHEGKLQVELAQLRHLATRLVRGWTHLERQKGGIGLRGPGETQLETDRRLLRNRITQILSRLERVEKQREQGRRSRTKADIPTVSLVGYTNAGKSTLFNQITTAEVYAADQLFATLDPTLRRIDVADVGETVLADTVGFIRHLPHDLVAAFKATLQETRQATLLLHVIDAADVRMAENIEAVNTVLEEIDAHEIPTLLVMNKVDMLEDFEPRIDRNDENVPIRVWLSAQTGAGVPLLFQALTERLSGEIVQRALRLPPEAGRLRSRFYQLQAIEKEWMEEDGCVGLQVRMPIVDWRRLCKQEPALVDYVV from the coding sequence TTGTTTGACCGTTATGATGCCGGTGAGCAGGCGGTGCTGGTACACATCTATTTTACGCAAGACAAAGATATGGAAGACCTCCAGGAGTTCGAATCTCTGGTCTCTTCCGCCGGTGTCGAAGCATTACAGGTGATTACCGGTAGCCGTAAAGCGCCGCACCCAAAGTATTTTGTTGGTGAAGGTAAAGCCGTTGAGATTGCCGATGCAGTCAAAGCCACTGGGGCGTCTGTTGTCCTTTTTGATCATGCGTTGACCCCGGCTCAGGAACGTAATCTTGAGCGCCTGTGCGAGTGTCGCGTTATCGACCGCACCGGCCTGATTCTTGATATTTTCGCCCAGCGTGCACGCACCCATGAAGGGAAGCTGCAGGTTGAGCTGGCGCAGCTGCGCCATTTAGCTACGCGACTCGTGCGCGGCTGGACCCACCTTGAGCGCCAGAAAGGCGGTATCGGCCTGCGCGGCCCGGGTGAAACCCAGCTGGAAACCGACCGTCGCTTACTGCGTAACCGTATTACTCAGATCCTCTCGCGCCTGGAGCGCGTCGAGAAGCAGCGAGAGCAGGGACGTCGGTCGCGAACCAAAGCCGATATTCCCACCGTCTCTCTGGTGGGCTACACCAACGCCGGCAAATCCACCCTGTTTAACCAAATCACCACGGCTGAGGTGTATGCAGCGGATCAGCTGTTCGCGACACTCGACCCGACGCTGCGCCGCATAGACGTCGCGGACGTCGGCGAAACGGTGCTGGCGGATACGGTCGGGTTTATCCGCCATCTGCCGCACGATCTGGTCGCGGCGTTTAAAGCCACGCTGCAGGAGACGCGTCAGGCGACGCTGCTGCTGCATGTGATCGACGCGGCGGATGTCCGCATGGCGGAGAATATCGAGGCGGTTAATACCGTGCTCGAAGAAATCGACGCCCACGAGATCCCGACGCTGCTGGTGATGAATAAAGTCGACATGCTGGAGGATTTCGAGCCGCGTATCGACAGGAACGACGAGAATGTGCCTATCCGCGTGTGGCTTTCCGCGCAGACGGGGGCGGGCGTGCCACTGCTTTTCCAGGCCCTGACGGAACGTCTCTCCGGCGAAATAGTCCAGCGTGCGCTGCGTCTTCCGCCGGAAGCGGGGCGTCTGCGGAGCCGGTTTTACCAGCTTCAGGCGATCGAAAAAGAGTGGATGGAGGAGGACGGTTGCGTCGGACTGCAAGTTCGCATGCCGATTGTTGACTGGCGTCGCCTCTGTAAACAGGAACCGGCATTGGTTGACTACGTGGTCTAA
- a CDS encoding DUF2065 domain-containing protein has protein sequence MNTTVLLALGLVLVVEGLGPLLFPRLWRRMILSVAQMPDTLLRRFGGGLVVAGIVIYYMLRKTIN, from the coding sequence ATGAATACAACGGTTTTACTGGCGCTGGGTCTGGTACTGGTCGTCGAGGGGCTCGGCCCGCTGCTTTTTCCACGTCTGTGGCGGCGGATGATCCTCTCTGTAGCGCAAATGCCGGACACCTTACTGCGCCGTTTCGGTGGCGGTCTTGTGGTTGCCGGGATTGTTATCTACTACATGTTGAGGAAAACGATTAACTGA